Proteins encoded by one window of Kribbella italica:
- a CDS encoding cobalamin-binding protein, whose protein sequence is MRIVSLLPSATEICFALGAGDEVHGVTFECDYPAAARERRIVSTTNLPAGLTPAEIDAAVRERAAAGEDLYKLDRDALRTIDPDLVITQDLCAVCAIDVDDVEEALSYLGCQAKVVTTDPHDLTEVLESIAQIAQAIGRPSEPLIENLRHRLSGVEKQPRTEQKMLVLEWTDPPFAPGHWIPEMVEVAGGVSVLGSAGLRSGRTTWPAVAAARPEVVVVAPCGFGLDDSARLGKDLIDQGLLPDVPVWAVDANGYFARPGPRLVDGVEALAGILRSTAVDPQVARQIR, encoded by the coding sequence ATGAGAATCGTCTCGCTGCTCCCGTCGGCGACCGAGATCTGCTTCGCACTGGGCGCAGGGGACGAGGTCCACGGCGTCACCTTCGAGTGCGACTACCCCGCGGCCGCCCGCGAGCGGCGAATCGTCTCCACCACCAACCTTCCGGCCGGCCTCACACCGGCCGAGATCGACGCCGCCGTCCGCGAGCGGGCGGCAGCCGGCGAAGACCTCTACAAGCTCGACCGAGACGCCCTCCGCACGATCGACCCCGACCTGGTCATCACCCAGGACCTCTGCGCCGTCTGCGCCATCGACGTCGACGACGTGGAAGAAGCGCTGTCCTACCTGGGCTGCCAGGCCAAGGTCGTCACCACCGACCCCCACGACCTCACCGAGGTCCTGGAATCCATCGCACAGATCGCCCAAGCCATCGGCCGCCCGTCCGAGCCGCTGATCGAAAACCTCAGACACAGATTGTCTGGGGTGGAGAAACAACCTCGGACAGAACAGAAAATGCTGGTTCTGGAGTGGACCGATCCGCCGTTCGCTCCTGGGCACTGGATTCCGGAGATGGTGGAAGTGGCCGGCGGTGTCAGCGTGCTGGGGTCCGCTGGGCTGCGATCCGGGCGGACGACCTGGCCGGCTGTTGCCGCGGCTCGGCCTGAGGTTGTGGTGGTCGCGCCGTGTGGATTCGGGCTCGACGACTCGGCGCGCCTGGGCAAGGACCTGATCGACCAAGGACTGCTGCCCGACGTACCGGTCTGGGCCGTCGACGCGAACGGCTACTTCGCGCGTCCCGGTCCTCGCCTGGTGGACGGCGTGGAGGCACTCGCCGGGATCCTTCGCAGTACAGCGGTCGACCCCCAGGTGGCCCGGCAGATCCGTTAG
- a CDS encoding DUF1932 domain-containing protein: protein MRVAVFHPGAMGSQLAAQLVAAGHEVHWVPEGRSTASVARAEAAGLIGSSYDEAVGGAEVVLCSCAPQGAVAIAEEVGRSGFAGIYVEANPLSPNSLQRTREALPKATFVDGGVIGPPPTGGPSPTHLMLSGAAAEQAAGLWAGTSVTPMVVGAEPGAASAAKSSYALYNKGKAALAVLAFQLAAEHGVTEALTAQHTRADGGSLKDPGLPEQLRAVAWRWGPEFDELAETMDAAGLEGDAARALREVWTQLSR from the coding sequence ATGCGGGTCGCTGTTTTCCATCCGGGAGCCATGGGGTCGCAGCTCGCCGCGCAGTTGGTGGCGGCGGGGCACGAGGTGCACTGGGTGCCGGAAGGACGCAGTACGGCGTCGGTCGCGCGCGCCGAGGCGGCGGGGCTGATCGGTTCGTCGTACGACGAAGCGGTGGGTGGGGCCGAGGTGGTGCTGTGCTCGTGCGCGCCGCAGGGCGCGGTGGCGATCGCCGAGGAGGTGGGTCGGTCGGGCTTCGCGGGGATCTACGTCGAGGCGAACCCGCTGTCGCCGAACTCCCTGCAGCGGACGCGCGAAGCATTGCCCAAGGCAACCTTCGTGGACGGCGGAGTGATCGGCCCGCCGCCGACCGGCGGTCCGAGTCCGACGCACTTGATGCTCTCGGGCGCAGCGGCCGAGCAGGCGGCGGGTTTGTGGGCCGGTACGTCGGTGACGCCGATGGTGGTCGGGGCCGAGCCCGGGGCGGCGAGTGCGGCCAAGTCGTCGTACGCGCTGTACAACAAGGGGAAAGCGGCGTTGGCCGTGCTGGCGTTCCAGCTGGCGGCCGAGCACGGCGTGACCGAGGCGCTGACGGCGCAGCACACGCGGGCCGATGGCGGATCGCTGAAGGATCCGGGATTGCCGGAGCAGCTGCGGGCGGTGGCTTGGCGGTGGGGCCCGGAGTTCGACGAACTGGCGGAGACGATGGACGCGGCCGGTCTGGAAGGCGACGCGGCGCGGGCGTTGCGCGAGGTGTGGACTCAGCTGAGCCGGTAG
- a CDS encoding sensor histidine kinase: MGDELPEQLITTAYFVAAEAVVNAAKYAQATRIGVQVTRSPEAVRIRVEDDGCGGAQARPGSGLTGLTDRVVALGGSLTMHSPAGAGTAIEVVLPCGL, translated from the coding sequence GCTGCCGGAGCAGCTGATCACGACGGCGTACTTCGTGGCGGCCGAGGCGGTGGTGAACGCGGCGAAGTACGCGCAGGCGACGAGAATCGGCGTCCAGGTGACGCGGTCGCCGGAGGCCGTCCGCATCCGCGTCGAGGACGACGGCTGCGGCGGAGCACAAGCCCGCCCTGGCTCAGGCCTGACCGGCCTGACCGACCGAGTGGTGGCGCTTGGCGGTTCGCTCACGATGCACAGCCCAGCCGGCGCCGGCACAGCGATAGAGGTGGTCCTGCCGTGCGGATTGTGA